One region of Mucilaginibacter gotjawali genomic DNA includes:
- a CDS encoding arylsulfatase, with protein sequence MKTPSKNTTGKFTLLLAGLFALNFASAQNITQQQQPFQGVVGKTLADSKESWTAPIKAPKGAPNVLLIILDDVGFGASSIFGGVIRTPNFDTLASLGLKYTNFHTCAICAPTRAALLTGRNHHYVHMGGFAHTSLSAGFPGYDGRIPSDKGTIAEILRENGYNTFAVGKYGLTPDEDATDAGPFDRWPLGKGFDHFFGFLGSQTDQYQPDLVEDNAHVTPDGRNLNTQITDKAIFYLTRQHKAAPDKPFFLYYAPGATHAPHQVAKEWSDQYKGKFDGGWDVFRETVFANQKKLGIIPANAVLPERNPDIKAWKSLPEDERKLYARFMEVYAGYLTYADNEVGRLITYLKTSKQLDNTLVYVIIGDNGASKEGTFNGDIDRSVFRNPVSEEENIKHNLEKIGEIGTPDAKQTNYPLGWAQAANTPFKYWKEDANAEGGTRNPLIVYYPKGIKDAGSIRTQYGHVIDILPTTLEYLGINPPEYIRGIKQDTLQGTSLVYSFKDANAPSRHKTQYYYIFGSRSVYKDGWKAEVFHHPDVIDLSRPKTGTVAGPAVNNFDTDVWELYDLKTDFNERINVADKYPEKLNELKALYDDQAQKYHIYPFIDWEDVLKGRIHHLPKEQPASSQVN encoded by the coding sequence ATGAAAACACCATCAAAAAATACAACAGGCAAATTCACATTGCTACTTGCCGGGTTGTTTGCTTTAAATTTTGCATCAGCCCAAAATATAACCCAACAACAGCAGCCCTTTCAGGGCGTTGTCGGAAAAACTTTAGCAGATTCCAAAGAATCATGGACGGCGCCCATAAAAGCGCCCAAAGGCGCACCCAACGTTTTATTGATCATACTGGATGATGTGGGTTTTGGCGCATCGTCAATTTTTGGCGGTGTAATCCGTACCCCAAATTTCGATACGTTGGCTAGCCTTGGCCTAAAGTATACCAATTTTCATACTTGCGCAATTTGCGCCCCTACACGCGCTGCATTATTAACCGGCCGGAATCACCACTATGTACACATGGGCGGGTTTGCGCATACGAGCCTGTCAGCAGGCTTTCCGGGCTATGACGGGCGGATCCCCTCAGACAAAGGCACCATTGCCGAGATTCTGCGTGAAAATGGCTACAATACTTTTGCCGTAGGAAAATATGGGCTCACCCCTGATGAGGACGCCACAGACGCCGGTCCGTTTGACCGCTGGCCCTTAGGTAAGGGATTCGACCATTTCTTTGGTTTCCTGGGTTCACAAACTGATCAATATCAGCCTGACCTGGTGGAAGACAACGCCCATGTTACGCCGGACGGGCGTAATTTAAATACGCAGATTACCGACAAAGCTATTTTCTACCTTACCCGTCAGCATAAAGCGGCTCCGGACAAACCATTCTTTCTATATTATGCACCGGGCGCTACACATGCTCCGCACCAGGTTGCCAAAGAATGGAGCGACCAGTATAAAGGCAAGTTTGATGGCGGCTGGGATGTTTTCCGCGAAACGGTTTTTGCCAATCAGAAAAAACTGGGTATTATTCCTGCCAATGCTGTTTTGCCTGAACGCAACCCGGATATTAAAGCCTGGAAATCGCTTCCCGAAGATGAAAGGAAATTATATGCACGGTTTATGGAGGTTTATGCTGGTTACCTAACCTACGCCGACAATGAAGTTGGTCGCCTGATTACTTATTTAAAAACAAGCAAACAGCTTGATAACACGCTTGTTTATGTAATTATTGGCGATAACGGGGCCAGCAAAGAAGGTACATTCAACGGGGATATAGACCGGTCAGTTTTTCGAAATCCTGTTAGCGAAGAGGAAAACATAAAACATAATCTTGAAAAAATAGGCGAGATAGGTACGCCAGATGCGAAGCAAACCAATTATCCGCTGGGTTGGGCGCAGGCTGCCAACACCCCGTTTAAATACTGGAAAGAGGACGCCAACGCCGAAGGGGGCACCCGCAACCCCTTAATTGTTTATTATCCAAAAGGGATTAAAGATGCTGGCAGTATCCGAACACAATACGGGCATGTGATTGATATTTTGCCGACCACCTTAGAATACCTCGGCATTAATCCACCGGAATACATCAGGGGCATCAAACAGGATACATTGCAAGGCACTTCACTTGTTTATTCATTTAAAGATGCTAATGCGCCATCCAGGCATAAAACCCAGTATTACTACATTTTTGGTTCAAGATCTGTCTATAAAGATGGCTGGAAGGCTGAAGTATTCCACCATCCGGACGTGATAGATCTTTCGAGACCGAAAACAGGCACCGTAGCCGGGCCGGCTGTAAACAACTTCGACACAGATGTTTGGGAATTATATGACCTTAAAACAGATTTTAACGAAAGAATCAATGTAGCTGATAAATACCCCGAAAAACTAAATGAGCTGAAAGCGCTGTATGACGATCAGGCCCAAAAATACCACATCTACCCTTTCATTGATTGGGAAGATGTACTTAAAGGCAGGATCCATCATCTCCCAAAAGAACAGCCCGCAAGTTCGCAGGTGAATTAA
- a CDS encoding SusC/RagA family TonB-linked outer membrane protein, with translation MEIFIHNRRVTIGLLQILIFLTIPFTVLAQEDAKPLINSRLEGVVIDSATKQTIPGVALRIKGTTHGVLTDQKGRFSFITGQKFPYTLIVSFIGYKIKEAVADGSPITIQLSENVSQLNDVVIVGYGTQKKSDVTGSIASVPKNLIAQPQASFDNILQGGVSGVSVTQNSGQPGGTATVRIRGGNSISFGNAPLYVIDGFIVYNNNDYANVGSNGASVNALSTIDPGDIESIEVLKDASATAIYGSHGANGVVIITTKKGKKGTNNVNFSSYYGVQSVSKTLDLLNASQWATVVNEVNTADGAARTFSDAQISALGAGSNWQEAALRNAPILNDELSVSGGDERSRYLISGNYFDQKGTVLNTGFKRYSARVNYEKEISERFKVTTNVFGSQSKESKLYGSPYNSINFSNAYANLLFTSPVALIKNPDGSYNTANPYLATPTNSLEDITATTNNTLLTRILGNVAAEYKLLDGLVLKVTGGVDILNTTQDYYAPSSTGSPAGSSTGYAASGYASVGAGNELSWLNENTLTYDHAFNNTHFLNLLAGYTIQNTQNATAVATAQKFPNDLLKFNNLSYAGVANLPSSSSASSTLESYLARVNYSYQHKYNLTVSGRADGSSKLGANHKWGFFPSAGFSWNADKEDFFKPIAGTINNLKVRLSAGQTGNSEVPPYSSLSALAPTNYYFNSTLVTGIAPSQLANPDLKWETTTQYDLGFDLGLFNSRVNLVFDAYYKKTTDLLLSVPLPLYTGYASELENVGSVQNKGIEIALNTDNIKADAFSWKTSIVFGLNRNKVLSLGPGVNSYFPLAPTGQVSPVIVQVGLPVSTFWGYTTNGLLTAKDLANGAPLLAGVPQQVGDTKYVDNNGDGKITTSDKHSLGSAQPRFTGSITNTFTYQNFDLSVFFNGSYGNKIFNLLQQSLERPTLTQNVSASLLNSWSTANPNGTVARVTDSPVPQVTDRYIQDGSYLKLKNASLGYTFPIGTLSKIRAKKVRIYVSGENLLTITKYKGLDPEANFYDNDNTKQGIDYGTYPPVRTFLAGINVTF, from the coding sequence ATGGAAATATTTATCCATAACAGAAGGGTAACCATCGGGTTACTTCAGATACTGATTTTTTTAACTATCCCTTTCACCGTACTGGCGCAGGAAGACGCCAAACCCCTAATTAACTCGAGGCTGGAAGGGGTGGTTATAGATTCTGCTACAAAACAAACCATTCCCGGTGTGGCACTGCGCATTAAAGGGACTACCCACGGCGTATTAACAGATCAAAAAGGGAGGTTTTCGTTCATAACCGGCCAAAAATTCCCTTACACGCTTATTGTAAGCTTTATTGGCTACAAAATAAAAGAAGCCGTTGCCGATGGCAGCCCGATCACCATACAGCTTTCTGAAAACGTAAGCCAGCTTAACGATGTAGTCATTGTTGGCTACGGCACCCAAAAGAAAAGCGATGTAACCGGCTCAATAGCGTCTGTACCCAAAAACCTGATCGCCCAGCCGCAGGCGTCCTTTGATAATATCTTGCAGGGCGGGGTATCAGGCGTATCTGTTACACAAAACTCAGGACAGCCGGGTGGAACTGCTACGGTACGTATTCGCGGCGGTAACTCCATTTCATTTGGTAATGCCCCTTTATATGTTATTGATGGCTTTATTGTTTATAACAACAACGATTACGCTAACGTAGGTTCCAACGGCGCCAGCGTAAATGCGCTTTCGACTATTGACCCCGGCGATATTGAGTCAATAGAGGTTTTAAAAGACGCATCGGCTACGGCCATTTATGGTTCCCATGGCGCAAACGGGGTTGTGATCATCACCACCAAAAAAGGTAAGAAAGGAACTAATAATGTGAATTTCAGTTCCTACTACGGTGTGCAGTCTGTATCCAAAACCCTCGATCTGCTCAATGCTTCCCAATGGGCCACCGTTGTAAACGAGGTAAATACCGCTGATGGCGCCGCGCGCACTTTTTCGGATGCTCAAATATCCGCCCTGGGGGCCGGCTCCAATTGGCAGGAAGCCGCACTCCGGAATGCGCCGATATTAAATGATGAATTATCTGTATCGGGTGGCGATGAACGGTCAAGGTACCTGATCTCCGGAAATTATTTCGACCAGAAAGGTACTGTGCTAAATACGGGATTTAAAAGGTATTCAGCGAGGGTTAACTACGAAAAAGAAATCTCCGAACGCTTCAAAGTAACAACAAACGTCTTCGGCAGCCAAAGTAAAGAAAGCAAACTTTATGGCAGCCCGTACAACAGCATTAACTTCAGCAATGCCTATGCCAATTTATTGTTTACATCGCCTGTCGCGCTTATCAAAAATCCCGACGGCAGTTATAATACTGCCAACCCCTACCTGGCGACGCCCACAAATAGCCTGGAAGATATTACAGCTACTACCAATAACACCCTACTTACCAGGATATTGGGAAACGTTGCCGCGGAGTATAAACTACTTGACGGCCTTGTATTAAAAGTAACCGGTGGGGTCGACATCCTGAATACCACCCAGGATTATTATGCGCCTTCATCCACGGGTTCCCCGGCCGGAAGCTCCACGGGTTACGCGGCGAGTGGTTATGCTTCGGTTGGAGCCGGAAACGAGTTAAGCTGGCTGAATGAAAATACGCTTACTTATGACCATGCTTTTAACAATACCCACTTTTTAAACTTACTGGCCGGTTACACCATTCAAAACACACAGAATGCTACAGCTGTCGCCACTGCACAAAAGTTTCCGAATGATCTTTTAAAATTCAATAATCTTTCCTACGCCGGTGTAGCCAACCTGCCTTCATCAAGCAGTGCCTCATCTACGCTAGAATCCTACCTGGCAAGGGTTAATTATTCATATCAACACAAGTATAATTTAACCGTGTCGGGGCGTGCTGATGGCTCTTCAAAATTAGGGGCAAATCATAAATGGGGCTTTTTCCCGTCTGCAGGGTTTTCATGGAATGCGGATAAAGAAGATTTCTTTAAACCTATCGCCGGAACGATCAATAATTTAAAGGTAAGACTGAGCGCAGGGCAAACCGGAAACTCAGAAGTGCCGCCGTATAGCTCACTATCGGCATTAGCCCCTACTAATTATTATTTTAACAGTACCCTGGTAACCGGCATTGCACCCTCACAACTGGCAAACCCGGATTTAAAATGGGAAACGACAACACAATACGACCTGGGTTTTGACCTTGGCCTTTTTAACAGTCGTGTTAACCTGGTTTTTGATGCCTATTATAAAAAGACAACCGACCTACTGCTTAGTGTACCCCTGCCACTATATACCGGTTATGCAAGCGAACTTGAAAACGTAGGCAGCGTGCAAAACAAGGGGATCGAAATTGCATTAAATACGGATAATATTAAAGCTGATGCTTTCAGCTGGAAAACAAGCATTGTTTTTGGTTTAAACCGGAACAAGGTTTTAAGCCTGGGGCCGGGTGTTAACAGCTATTTCCCATTAGCGCCTACCGGGCAGGTATCGCCGGTAATTGTACAGGTGGGCCTGCCGGTTAGTACATTTTGGGGCTACACTACAAACGGGCTTTTAACCGCTAAAGACCTGGCAAACGGAGCGCCACTTTTAGCCGGTGTGCCGCAGCAGGTGGGCGATACCAAATACGTTGACAATAACGGCGACGGCAAAATTACCACAAGCGACAAACACAGCCTTGGCAGCGCACAGCCCAGGTTTACCGGAAGCATAACCAACACTTTCACTTACCAGAATTTTGATCTTTCCGTATTCTTTAACGGTTCCTATGGTAATAAAATATTTAACCTTTTACAGCAAAGTTTAGAGCGGCCTACTTTAACCCAAAACGTTTCGGCAAGCTTGTTAAATAGCTGGAGCACAGCCAATCCAAACGGCACTGTTGCCAGGGTGACTGATTCGCCGGTGCCCCAGGTAACAGACAGGTATATACAGGATGGTTCATACCTGAAATTGAAAAATGCTTCCCTGGGATATACTTTCCCAATAGGGACGCTTTCGAAAATCCGGGCCAAAAAAGTAAGGATCTATGTTTCAGGAGAAAACCTGTTAACCATAACCAAATACAAGGGACTTGACCCGGAAGCAAACTTTTATGATAACGATAACACCAAACAAGGAATTGACTACGGTACCTACCCCCCCGTACGGACCTTCCTGGCAGGCATTAACGTAACCTTTTAA
- a CDS encoding RagB/SusD family nutrient uptake outer membrane protein: MKNTLSITLIIAFFSTLYSCKKLTEDPSSVIVSSQFYQTAADANAAANAVYSTLNSDPAGDFPIYGRQLNLLVENGSDNQIYSPSNTNPDVRALGTATYVAANSRVQKIWQQHYYGINRANIAIDNIPVIQFDTTQRARLVRESKFIRALLYFNLVRLYGDVPLVLHNATSINVSTLLVGRAPASAVYAQIIADLKDATNLPSTYTGANKGRATAGAAHALLAKVYVTLQDWPNALAQLNDVINGGYGYALFPNFRDAFQKATKNGVEHIFSVQFETNLGAVNSTQFLSEEFGSFNPGIWPIDIPADSSLYKLYSPTDTRRAVTFYSSQYNPATGQTVYYTGSAAPYFNKFVDYSLNPLTTQAQSGINYPVIRYSEILLLYAEVQNEINGTPTPDAYNAINQVRTRANVPGLTPGLNQADFRDSVFLERRKEFIQEGQRWFDLVRRGGTTLVDALHKYPAKAAASSKNTLFPIPQVEIQLNPKLTQNPGY; the protein is encoded by the coding sequence ATGAAAAATACACTTTCAATAACACTAATAATTGCCTTTTTTAGTACGCTTTACTCGTGCAAAAAGCTTACTGAGGATCCCAGTTCGGTTATTGTTTCCTCGCAATTTTACCAAACGGCAGCCGACGCAAACGCAGCAGCAAACGCGGTTTACAGCACATTGAACAGCGATCCTGCCGGCGATTTCCCTATTTATGGCCGCCAGCTCAATTTATTGGTTGAAAACGGCAGCGACAACCAGATCTATAGCCCGAGCAACACCAATCCTGACGTTCGTGCTTTGGGTACGGCTACGTATGTAGCAGCAAACAGCCGCGTGCAAAAAATATGGCAACAACATTACTATGGTATCAATAGGGCGAATATTGCAATTGATAACATCCCGGTAATTCAGTTTGATACAACGCAGCGTGCCCGCTTAGTACGAGAATCAAAATTTATACGGGCGCTGCTGTACTTTAACCTTGTTCGTTTATATGGAGATGTCCCCCTGGTGCTACATAACGCTACCAGCATAAATGTAAGTACCCTGCTGGTTGGCCGAGCTCCCGCAAGCGCTGTTTATGCGCAGATCATTGCCGACCTTAAGGATGCAACAAACCTGCCATCAACATATACAGGTGCCAATAAAGGCAGGGCTACGGCAGGTGCTGCACATGCATTACTTGCAAAAGTATACGTGACCCTGCAAGACTGGCCAAATGCGCTGGCTCAATTAAATGATGTGATTAACGGCGGTTATGGTTACGCTCTTTTCCCAAATTTCAGGGATGCCTTTCAAAAAGCAACAAAAAATGGTGTTGAGCATATTTTTTCCGTTCAGTTCGAGACAAACCTTGGCGCGGTAAACAGCACCCAATTTTTAAGTGAAGAATTTGGTTCCTTTAATCCGGGTATATGGCCAATTGATATTCCGGCAGATAGCAGCCTTTATAAATTGTATAGCCCCACTGATACACGCAGGGCGGTAACTTTTTATAGCTCACAATATAACCCGGCAACAGGTCAAACTGTTTATTACACTGGTTCTGCAGCGCCGTACTTTAACAAATTTGTTGATTACAGTTTAAACCCGCTGACCACGCAGGCACAAAGCGGGATCAATTACCCGGTTATCCGCTATTCCGAAATATTGCTGTTGTATGCTGAAGTTCAAAATGAAATAAATGGAACGCCTACCCCTGATGCCTATAACGCCATTAACCAGGTTCGCACCAGGGCCAATGTGCCGGGTCTTACTCCCGGGCTAAACCAGGCTGATTTCAGGGACTCCGTTTTTTTAGAACGGAGAAAGGAATTTATACAGGAGGGGCAGCGTTGGTTCGACCTTGTACGCAGGGGCGGTACTACGTTGGTAGACGCCTTACATAAATACCCTGCAAAGGCAGCCGCAAGCAGCAAAAACACCTTGTTTCCGATACCGCAGGTGGAAATTCAGCTCAATCCGAAGCTGACACAAAACCCCGGGTACTAA
- a CDS encoding DUF5777 family beta-barrel protein gives MKKHLMLAAFLIVSSGLMAQNADNSKTSTPADSLLNSMSSDQKNLPVIGFRSTRLILSQTTETVKKKTLNFMVIHRFGDFAGKNGGGRFFYGLDDVADVYIGFEYGITDNLNIHFGRSTQPTLGGLVDLELKYAMLHQTTDNSVPVSLTVLGQAGVRPYNTYNSFGDRLSYFGQLIIAKQFGSNFTLQVSPGFVQDNTAYPLVAGNQEGFFSLAAAARLKVTRHLNLIIDYAHPFSSFRTGANGFTDPLGFGFEIETGGHVFTLNITNARSVSEINYLSNNQADFGKGQYRIGFTISRIFDFNHKSSYK, from the coding sequence ATGAAAAAACACCTAATGTTAGCAGCCTTTCTTATAGTAAGTTCAGGCTTAATGGCACAAAACGCCGATAACTCAAAAACCAGCACCCCGGCCGATTCATTACTAAATTCAATGAGCAGCGATCAAAAGAATTTACCGGTTATTGGTTTCAGGTCAACAAGGCTCATCCTGTCCCAAACTACAGAAACCGTAAAAAAGAAAACGCTTAATTTTATGGTTATTCACCGTTTTGGTGATTTTGCCGGAAAAAACGGCGGCGGCCGGTTCTTTTACGGATTAGATGACGTAGCCGACGTTTATATCGGCTTTGAATACGGGATCACCGATAATTTAAATATCCATTTCGGCAGAAGCACGCAGCCAACACTTGGCGGCCTGGTGGACCTGGAACTTAAATATGCCATGCTGCACCAGACAACAGATAACAGTGTACCGGTTTCATTAACTGTTTTGGGCCAGGCTGGCGTAAGGCCGTACAATACGTACAATAGTTTTGGCGACAGGCTCTCCTATTTCGGCCAGTTGATCATTGCCAAACAGTTTGGCTCAAATTTTACCTTACAGGTTTCGCCGGGGTTTGTTCAGGATAATACTGCATACCCCTTAGTTGCCGGCAACCAGGAAGGATTTTTTTCGCTTGCCGCAGCAGCCCGCCTAAAGGTAACCAGGCATTTAAACCTGATTATTGATTATGCGCATCCGTTTTCCTCTTTCAGGACTGGCGCCAACGGATTTACCGACCCGCTGGGTTTTGGCTTTGAGATTGAAACCGGCGGGCACGTATTTACCCTTAATATTACCAATGCCCGTTCAGTATCAGAGATCAATTACCTGAGCAACAACCAGGCGGATTTTGGAAAAGGGCAGTACCGTATCGGTTTTACGATCTCGAGGATATTTGATTTTAATCATAAGAGCAGCTATAAATAA
- a CDS encoding sterol desaturase family protein, with translation MEAIFDFVKKLVDNLDSFGFPFLIFFIGVLEFSFGLYKRKWPKNERWVDITCFAAPILVLRPIFAYVALHFLPVLLPGLANVFAWVPFFWGCIIIAVADDLTQYWYHRLHHQVPWLWRFHRTHHSASYMGMAMASRQNAIYTLFFSQIYLTLALVYLGLGIPAIVVRAIKSTITTLAHSSIPWDKPFYKYKVLHPLAWILERTISTPATHHAHHAATTDDGVGYYKGNFGNMFFLWDIIFGTALISRQYPKTYGISHYEADPWYAQLLWPIFKSNVEGSELAPNGPMVRIDPVETQTVSINANNHIQDASALFAQAKQ, from the coding sequence ATGGAAGCAATATTTGATTTCGTGAAAAAATTAGTGGATAACCTGGATAGTTTTGGGTTTCCATTCTTAATATTTTTTATAGGTGTGCTTGAATTTTCATTCGGGCTCTATAAAAGAAAATGGCCAAAAAATGAACGATGGGTTGACATTACGTGCTTTGCTGCACCAATACTGGTATTGCGGCCAATTTTTGCATATGTTGCCCTTCACTTTTTACCCGTTTTACTGCCTGGTTTAGCCAATGTATTTGCCTGGGTTCCCTTCTTTTGGGGCTGTATTATTATTGCTGTCGCGGATGACCTTACACAATACTGGTATCACAGGCTGCATCACCAGGTGCCATGGCTATGGCGTTTTCACCGTACACATCACTCGGCATCCTATATGGGCATGGCCATGGCCAGCAGGCAAAATGCTATCTACACGCTGTTTTTCTCCCAAATCTATTTAACCCTTGCTTTGGTTTATTTAGGATTGGGTATTCCGGCAATCGTTGTAAGGGCAATAAAAAGCACTATTACAACGCTGGCACACTCCAGCATACCATGGGATAAACCGTTTTATAAATATAAAGTATTGCACCCCCTGGCCTGGATACTTGAACGCACCATATCAACACCGGCAACCCACCACGCACATCATGCTGCTACAACCGACGATGGAGTGGGCTATTATAAAGGCAATTTTGGTAACATGTTTTTTTTATGGGACATTATATTCGGCACCGCCCTGATCTCCCGCCAATATCCAAAAACCTACGGTATATCGCACTACGAAGCGGACCCATGGTACGCGCAATTATTATGGCCGATATTTAAATCAAACGTTGAAGGCAGCGAATTAGCCCCAAATGGACCAATGGTAAGGATAGACCCCGTTGAAACTCAGACCGTATCCATCAACGCGAATAACCACATTCAGGACGCTAGCGCGCTGTTTGCGCAAGCAAAGCAATAA